A region from the Dehalococcoides mccartyi CG5 genome encodes:
- a CDS encoding DUF7305 domain-containing protein has product MIGIKKLIKGEKGASLAIALIFLAIGAIMIPPLLMLIGSGLKQGTTFEDRTGAIYSSDAGVEWVINILKTGGEGVTDAYGNIGLPNEQDSIRIYNLSDLNGSTVEVTLTYHDVGSYYNVISTASLNGKSITTQATLKYQLGGGSVFDNAITSLDGDVKLTGSSSVISDPRNPPGAMVYSGGELILTGSSFIEGNVYADDGIDLGWSTPITGDAVTPADINRPGNISGTVTTGAAPQLPNVLTDAEIAAIVTDIQNETAFAAFSPGAITRSSDWNIKYYPVPASIYYTAERIQRDLNINTDTPLTFKSSVYIGRNFNHNNSSTVTFEGPVVILGDLKVNGSGHIIFKNSVWVGGNVDLGGSVNVEFEGKVYVGGDCKWASGGTVPLGDTLYVAGDLKTTGSREVDLSGSIFVGGDLDLAGSSQIIGAETVVVLGDIDLTGSTKLTDVNEIPFILSPTGDFDMSGSSWVSAVVYAPQADVSLNGGVNLYGAVVSNSLTITGSSQIQYPTSLSTRTDLPGGGDSNATLDILTWTVLGG; this is encoded by the coding sequence ATGATTGGTATAAAAAAGCTTATCAAGGGGGAAAAAGGGGCTTCACTGGCCATAGCCCTTATCTTTCTGGCAATAGGTGCTATTATGATTCCTCCCTTGCTGATGCTGATAGGTTCCGGACTTAAACAGGGGACCACCTTTGAAGACCGAACTGGCGCTATATACTCTTCGGATGCCGGAGTGGAATGGGTTATAAATATCCTTAAAACCGGCGGCGAAGGAGTAACTGACGCTTACGGGAATATCGGCCTGCCAAACGAGCAAGATTCCATTCGTATCTATAACCTGTCTGACCTGAATGGCAGTACAGTAGAGGTAACCCTGACCTACCATGACGTAGGCAGTTATTATAACGTAATCTCAACAGCCAGCCTGAACGGCAAATCCATCACCACTCAGGCCACCTTAAAATATCAGCTAGGTGGAGGCAGTGTATTTGATAATGCCATTACCTCTCTTGACGGTGATGTAAAACTTACCGGCTCTTCCAGTGTAATTTCAGACCCCCGAAACCCTCCCGGGGCTATGGTATATTCCGGCGGGGAACTCATTTTGACTGGTTCATCCTTTATCGAAGGCAATGTTTATGCTGATGACGGTATTGACCTCGGCTGGTCAACCCCCATAACCGGTGACGCCGTTACTCCGGCAGACATAAACCGACCCGGCAATATAAGCGGCACCGTAACAACCGGTGCTGCTCCCCAGTTGCCCAATGTGCTAACTGATGCCGAGATAGCCGCCATTGTGACAGATATCCAAAACGAAACTGCCTTTGCGGCCTTCAGCCCCGGGGCAATTACCCGAAGCAGTGACTGGAATATCAAGTATTATCCTGTACCCGCCTCAATTTATTATACTGCTGAACGTATCCAGCGGGATTTGAATATCAATACCGATACCCCTTTGACCTTTAAGTCCAGCGTATATATAGGACGAAACTTCAACCATAACAATTCCTCTACCGTAACCTTTGAAGGTCCGGTAGTCATACTGGGTGATCTCAAAGTAAACGGCAGTGGTCATATCATCTTTAAAAACTCTGTCTGGGTAGGCGGAAATGTTGATCTGGGCGGCAGTGTAAACGTAGAGTTTGAAGGGAAAGTATATGTAGGCGGTGACTGTAAATGGGCATCGGGAGGCACAGTTCCGCTTGGTGATACCCTGTATGTTGCCGGTGATCTCAAAACAACCGGTAGCCGTGAAGTTGACCTTAGCGGCAGCATATTTGTTGGCGGAGACCTGGATCTGGCCGGCAGTTCGCAAATAATTGGAGCTGAAACGGTGGTGGTACTGGGTGACATAGATCTGACAGGCAGTACCAAACTTACTGATGTAAATGAAATACCTTTTATTCTGTCTCCCACCGGTGATTTTGACATGAGCGGCTCGTCATGGGTTTCGGCCGTTGTATATGCGCCTCAGGCTGACGTCAGCCTGAACGGCGGTGTAAATCTGTATGGCGCGGTTGTAAGTAATAGCTTGACCATTACCGGCAGCTCTCAGATACAGTATCCTACTTCCCTTTCAACCCGAACTGATTTGCCCGGTGGTGGTGATTCCAATGCCACTCTGGATATACTCACATGGACTGTATTAGGCGGCTAA
- the pilM gene encoding type IV pilus biogenesis protein PilM → MAKTTTLYIEDAEIKVLVNNGKKIEKWASSPLETGLVIDGLIQDETKVSEAIKTLFSREKIPAGRVVAAMSGLKSIFRIITLPAVPKNILDEAIKNEANRVIPTPMDQNYLSYQILPSAQSETKVFIVAHPKNTTDSVVRTINKAGLRLEVLDIAPLALCRCANLEKVIIVSNWLDNVDIAIIIDRIPQVIRSLSLPIESQSLAERISTIAEELARTITFYNSSHAESLLDESVPVLVSGELAKEPDSWPLLLDELSNQISILPSPFVASEDFDPSVYIVNMGMAIRELPAGTDNHNSLINFNAMPGFYKPKGTSPAAILVPTVIVLLVGGLVWGWFYIDDMKQKNNTLEPQVQVQETALIQKRAELSAINIQLSNTQKSLTGIEPVVTVLNDMLWDMYQGRETITGDYKAIYNLHSSNIGLSTVNFDGKSITVTGYGLTKTAVLEYAGILRGSNRWLDVVVINMEKVLLDDQLTSIYSFEFLLK, encoded by the coding sequence ATGGCTAAAACAACGACGCTATACATAGAAGATGCCGAAATAAAGGTCCTTGTAAACAATGGTAAAAAGATAGAGAAATGGGCGAGCTCTCCTCTTGAAACCGGTCTGGTTATTGACGGATTAATTCAGGACGAAACCAAGGTATCTGAAGCAATAAAAACTCTGTTTAGCCGTGAGAAAATACCGGCAGGCAGAGTTGTGGCGGCTATGAGCGGTCTTAAATCTATCTTCCGTATTATTACCTTGCCTGCCGTACCTAAAAACATACTGGACGAGGCTATTAAAAATGAAGCTAACCGGGTAATTCCCACCCCCATGGACCAGAATTACCTGTCCTACCAGATATTGCCCTCCGCTCAGAGCGAAACCAAAGTATTTATCGTAGCCCACCCTAAAAATACTACTGATTCTGTAGTAAGAACGATAAACAAAGCCGGGCTAAGGCTGGAAGTGCTGGATATTGCCCCGCTGGCTCTTTGCCGTTGTGCCAATCTGGAAAAGGTTATTATTGTAAGCAACTGGCTGGATAATGTGGATATTGCCATTATTATAGACCGCATTCCACAGGTTATCCGCAGTCTGTCACTCCCGATTGAAAGCCAGTCTCTAGCCGAGCGGATAAGCACCATTGCCGAAGAATTGGCCAGAACCATAACTTTTTATAATTCCAGCCATGCAGAAAGCCTGCTGGATGAAAGCGTACCGGTATTAGTCTCCGGTGAGCTGGCAAAAGAACCGGATTCATGGCCTTTACTGCTAGACGAACTGAGCAATCAGATTTCCATCCTGCCCTCTCCCTTTGTTGCCAGCGAAGACTTTGACCCCAGTGTTTATATTGTAAATATGGGTATGGCAATTAGAGAACTGCCTGCCGGTACAGATAACCATAATTCGCTAATCAACTTTAATGCCATGCCGGGTTTTTATAAACCCAAAGGCACTTCCCCGGCAGCTATCTTGGTTCCCACTGTAATAGTTCTGCTGGTGGGCGGCCTTGTTTGGGGCTGGTTTTATATTGATGATATGAAGCAAAAGAATAATACATTGGAACCGCAAGTACAGGTGCAGGAAACTGCTCTGATACAAAAACGGGCGGAACTCTCCGCTATTAATATCCAGCTTAGCAACACCCAGAAATCACTGACCGGCATTGAACCGGTAGTAACAGTGCTAAATGATATGCTCTGGGATATGTACCAGGGACGGGAAACAATTACCGGCGACTATAAAGCCATTTATAACCTGCATTCCAGCAATATCGGGCTTTCTACTGTCAATTTTGATGGTAAAAGCATTACCGTCACAGGTTACGGCCTGACCAAAACGGCTGTACTGGAATATGCCGGTATACTCCGGGGCAGCAACCGCTGGCTGGACGTAGTAGTGATTAATATGGAAAAAGTTCTACTGGATGACCAACTCACATCCATATATAGTTTCGAATTCCTTTTGAAATAG
- a CDS encoding type IV pilus twitching motility protein PilT: MDVIKLIYEAEEKKGSDLHLVAQSPPLVRVRGDLEALNGYEQLQPADIKTAFEQLTTHEERETFYQEWELDFGYSLDGVGRLRCNAAMQRGAISLAIRLLPPNIPTISELELPDICQKLVTKPRGLVIVTGPTGSGKSTTLAAMIQHLNNTESKHVVTIEDPIEYVHPCIKCAVTQRQLGSDTLSFGHALKHVLRQNPDVIMVGEMRDLDTAAAVLTIAETGHLVLSTSHAPSAYQALERIIDLFPPHERHLAQTRLASLIEGVLCQTLIPRSNTDGRIVAVEIMLGSPAVRNLIREGKFYQLPNVIRTSHDEGMITMDEALVELYRQQVISRENLFNYCQDASEVEKLISSSPSSQKRKKLIESSKSLLF, encoded by the coding sequence ATGGACGTTATAAAACTCATCTACGAAGCCGAAGAGAAAAAAGGATCAGACCTTCATCTGGTAGCCCAAAGCCCGCCGCTGGTTCGGGTAAGGGGCGACCTGGAGGCCTTGAATGGTTATGAACAACTTCAACCGGCAGATATCAAAACCGCTTTTGAGCAACTGACCACCCACGAAGAGCGCGAAACCTTTTACCAAGAGTGGGAGCTGGATTTCGGTTATTCACTGGACGGAGTGGGACGATTGCGGTGTAATGCCGCTATGCAAAGGGGGGCTATCAGTCTGGCTATCCGCCTCCTCCCGCCCAATATACCGACTATTAGTGAACTGGAACTACCGGATATATGCCAGAAACTGGTTACCAAACCCCGTGGCTTGGTGATAGTTACCGGCCCTACCGGCAGCGGCAAGAGCACTACTCTGGCGGCCATGATACAGCACCTGAACAACACCGAGAGCAAACACGTGGTGACTATTGAAGACCCTATTGAATATGTTCACCCCTGTATAAAATGTGCCGTTACCCAGCGTCAGCTTGGTTCGGACACACTTTCCTTTGGGCATGCCCTGAAGCATGTACTCCGCCAAAACCCTGATGTGATAATGGTGGGAGAGATGCGTGACCTGGATACAGCCGCCGCTGTACTGACCATTGCCGAAACAGGCCATCTGGTACTCTCCACCTCCCACGCACCCAGTGCCTACCAGGCACTGGAGCGGATTATAGACCTGTTCCCGCCCCATGAAAGGCATCTGGCCCAGACCCGTTTGGCTTCGCTGATTGAGGGTGTGCTCTGCCAGACCCTGATACCCCGCTCAAACACCGATGGACGGATAGTGGCGGTGGAAATAATGCTGGGAAGCCCGGCGGTCAGAAACCTTATCCGTGAGGGCAAGTTTTACCAGCTGCCGAATGTTATCCGCACCAGCCATGACGAGGGCATGATAACCATGGATGAAGCTCTGGTGGAGCTGTACCGCCAGCAGGTAATCAGCCGTGAAAATCTGTTTAACTACTGTCAGGACGCGTCAGAAGTGGAAAAGCTGATAAGCAGCAGCCCCAGCAGCCAGAAGCGGAAAAAACTTATTGAAAGCAGCAAGAGCCTGCTCTTCTAG
- a CDS encoding type II secretion system protein — MYNFMRKLRKHQKGFTLIELLVVVAILGVLAAVVVPNVAKFIGSGTEEAAATELANIQLAMTAYMADNPGTAITPVTTAVQITPGTTILGPYVINSSAYTYTWTAEGVVTQGAKATSVT, encoded by the coding sequence ATGTACAATTTCATGAGGAAACTCCGCAAACACCAGAAAGGCTTCACCCTGATTGAGCTTTTGGTAGTGGTTGCCATCTTGGGTGTTTTGGCGGCCGTAGTAGTTCCCAATGTCGCTAAATTCATCGGTTCCGGTACTGAGGAAGCTGCAGCAACTGAACTGGCCAATATTCAGCTGGCCATGACAGCCTACATGGCTGATAATCCCGGAACTGCTATCACACCGGTGACTACTGCAGTCCAAATTACTCCTGGTACTACAATACTTGGTCCCTATGTAATTAATTCATCGGCGTATACATACACATGGACAGCTGAGGGTGTAGTTACGCAGGGTGCCAAGGCAACCAGTGTCACTTAA
- a CDS encoding prepilin peptidase: MLISWIIFFFILGAILGSFINMLSDRLPAEKSIVAPGSGCDVCGKRLGIADLIPIFSYIFLKGRCRYCGAGIPQRALWVEIATACLFGLFWVMLGPSVELGISLLYLCVFITLFVIDLEKGLILNVIIYPFMMLALLLSPLYLQGDGLLANLSSSFFGGLTGFGLFLLIYIASRGGMGEGDIKMAGFIGLVCGFPNIFVAIFAGIVLGGLAAAGLMLSGKRRKGQTIPFGPFLAVGAVTAMLFGSQIMEWYLALA; the protein is encoded by the coding sequence ATGCTTATCAGTTGGATTATTTTCTTTTTCATCTTGGGGGCTATACTGGGCAGTTTTATAAACATGCTGTCTGACCGCCTGCCGGCTGAAAAATCCATTGTTGCTCCCGGCTCCGGGTGTGATGTCTGCGGCAAAAGGCTGGGCATTGCTGACCTGATACCCATTTTCAGTTATATTTTTCTAAAGGGGCGTTGCCGTTACTGCGGGGCGGGCATACCTCAAAGAGCTTTGTGGGTAGAGATAGCCACAGCCTGCCTGTTTGGCCTGTTCTGGGTGATGCTGGGGCCAAGTGTGGAACTGGGTATAAGCCTTTTATACCTTTGCGTATTTATCACCCTTTTTGTAATAGATCTGGAAAAAGGGCTAATTTTAAACGTAATTATTTATCCCTTTATGATGCTGGCACTGCTGCTTTCGCCCCTCTACCTTCAGGGAGACGGTCTGCTGGCAAACCTGTCATCTTCGTTTTTTGGCGGGCTGACCGGTTTCGGACTGTTTCTGCTGATATATATTGCCTCACGCGGGGGCATGGGGGAGGGGGATATAAAAATGGCCGGCTTTATCGGGCTGGTCTGCGGTTTCCCGAATATTTTTGTGGCCATTTTTGCAGGCATAGTGCTAGGCGGTCTGGCAGCAGCCGGGCTAATGCTTTCAGGAAAACGCCGCAAAGGTCAGACTATCCCCTTCGGACCTTTTCTGGCTGTGGGTGCGGTAACTGCCATGCTGTTTGGCAGCCAGATTATGGAGTGGTATCTGGCTCTGGCCTAA
- a CDS encoding bifunctional mannosyl-3-phosphoglycerate synthase/mannosyl-3 phosphoglycerate phosphatase, whose product MRIESLRPAEHLGNVTIHGVRRFLELDSGASNLPHLQESREVEIVDQQAISDVEKKMAIVLPIKDEDLKVFEGVLSGIPHDCLMIVISNSSKQEVDNFKNEKDIVNRFCRITHRQAFVVHQKNPELANAIADAGYPELLGEDGLIRSGKAEGMILGIILTMFSGRDYVGFIDTDNYIPGAVWEYAKHFATGFNLAQSPYSMVRILWKYKPKLVGDLYFKRWGRVSEVTNKHLNHLISSKGKFETEIIKTGNAGEHAMSIELAKRLTYGTGYAVETKEIMSILEQFSGILPIEDREVAEEGVEILQTETINPHLHEDKGGDHLLQDMLLPSLAVIYHSPLADDTGRKMIETQLAGMEGFDAGIQIPQIKLIPPPQKMDLPKFSAIIEKYLPQIILPDGELFSRAGRPSRLPSLGQFKKIVYTDLDGTLLNPLTYSYSTALDALRLLKDKQLPLVFCSAKTMGEQDLYRNELGIKDPFITENGGAIFIPKDYFRLPFAYDRIAGNYLVIELGMAYKDIRHILKKALAAACAEIENSEKAGNIFITSFGDMSVEDVSRLTDLNLKQAELAKQREYSETVHIEGDKRSTNMVLNHIQQSGLEYSFGGRFYEVTGGNDKGKAIKILNELFRLNFGNIHTFGLGDSENDYSMLETVDSPILVQRPGNKWHKMRLRNPSYVKGVGPEGFSRAVTDIIIPME is encoded by the coding sequence ATGCGAATTGAAAGCCTGCGTCCCGCCGAACATCTGGGTAATGTAACCATCCACGGCGTAAGGCGTTTTTTAGAACTTGATTCCGGAGCTTCCAACCTGCCCCATCTTCAGGAAAGCCGCGAAGTGGAGATTGTGGACCAGCAAGCTATTTCAGACGTTGAAAAGAAAATGGCTATTGTTCTGCCCATAAAGGACGAAGACCTAAAGGTGTTTGAAGGTGTACTAAGCGGCATACCCCATGACTGTCTGATGATAGTTATCAGCAACAGCTCCAAACAGGAAGTAGACAATTTTAAAAACGAAAAAGATATTGTCAACCGCTTTTGCCGCATTACCCACCGCCAGGCTTTCGTAGTCCACCAGAAAAACCCCGAACTGGCCAATGCCATTGCAGATGCCGGCTACCCTGAACTGCTGGGTGAAGACGGGCTTATCCGCAGCGGCAAGGCTGAAGGCATGATACTGGGCATTATACTGACCATGTTCAGCGGGCGTGACTATGTGGGTTTCATAGATACCGACAATTACATACCGGGGGCAGTCTGGGAATACGCCAAGCACTTCGCTACCGGTTTTAATCTGGCTCAGTCACCTTATTCCATGGTACGCATACTCTGGAAATATAAACCCAAGCTGGTGGGAGACCTATATTTCAAACGCTGGGGGCGAGTGTCCGAGGTTACCAATAAACACCTGAACCACCTGATATCCAGCAAAGGCAAATTTGAAACCGAGATTATCAAAACCGGCAATGCCGGTGAACATGCCATGAGTATAGAGCTGGCTAAACGCCTGACCTACGGCACCGGCTATGCGGTGGAAACCAAAGAGATTATGTCTATACTGGAACAGTTCAGCGGTATACTGCCTATAGAAGACAGGGAAGTGGCCGAAGAGGGAGTGGAAATACTCCAGACTGAAACCATTAACCCCCACCTGCACGAGGACAAGGGCGGTGACCACCTGCTTCAGGATATGCTTTTACCCAGCCTGGCGGTCATTTATCACAGCCCGCTGGCAGATGATACCGGCCGGAAAATGATTGAAACCCAACTGGCAGGGATGGAGGGTTTCGATGCCGGTATACAGATACCTCAGATAAAGCTGATTCCCCCTCCCCAGAAAATGGACTTGCCGAAATTTTCAGCCATAATTGAAAAGTATCTGCCCCAAATTATCCTGCCGGATGGAGAGCTTTTTTCGCGGGCAGGACGCCCGTCCCGTTTGCCTTCATTAGGCCAGTTCAAAAAGATTGTCTATACAGACTTGGACGGCACTCTGCTGAACCCCTTAACCTATTCGTATTCAACCGCACTTGATGCCCTGCGTTTGTTAAAAGACAAACAACTTCCTTTGGTATTCTGTTCCGCCAAAACCATGGGCGAGCAAGACCTGTACCGCAACGAATTAGGTATAAAAGACCCCTTTATAACTGAAAACGGGGGGGCTATATTTATCCCCAAAGATTATTTCCGCCTGCCTTTCGCCTATGACAGGATAGCCGGTAATTATCTGGTAATTGAACTGGGGATGGCCTATAAAGATATCCGCCATATCCTTAAAAAGGCGCTGGCTGCCGCCTGCGCCGAAATAGAAAACTCTGAAAAGGCCGGTAATATATTCATTACCAGCTTCGGGGATATGTCTGTTGAAGATGTGAGCCGCCTTACTGACCTTAACCTAAAACAAGCTGAACTTGCCAAACAACGGGAGTACAGTGAAACCGTACATATAGAGGGTGACAAACGAAGCACCAATATGGTTCTGAACCATATACAACAAAGCGGACTGGAATATAGTTTCGGAGGGCGTTTTTACGAGGTCACCGGCGGCAATGACAAAGGCAAAGCTATCAAGATACTGAACGAGTTGTTCCGCCTGAATTTCGGCAATATCCATACCTTTGGTCTGGGTGACAGCGAAAATGACTACTCCATGCTGGAGACAGTGGACTCACCCATACTGGTGCAACGCCCCGGCAACAAGTGGCACAAGATGCGTTTGCGTAACCCCAGTTACGTCAAAGGGGTAGGGCCTGAAGGTTTCAGCCGGGCAGTCACTGACATAATAATACCCATGGAATAA
- a CDS encoding RDD family protein — protein sequence MYNTHSQVWQECVPIMIHLKSPLALEFAGFWRRFGAFIIDNIIISIISSAFVPVHWFEIPVFWNIDSLSGIWWLAAPIIAFSNVLSLLAMVAYFVFFWYWRGQTPGMMIAQIKVIRVDASGVSLGNSIIRFLGLIVSTLPLGLGFFWIACDRRKQGWHDKMADTVVVKLPKPPEVTAPQAT from the coding sequence ATGTATAATACCCACAGCCAGGTCTGGCAGGAGTGTGTACCAATAATGATCCACTTGAAAAGCCCTTTGGCTCTGGAATTTGCCGGCTTCTGGCGGCGTTTCGGAGCATTTATCATAGATAATATAATCATCAGCATAATCTCTTCAGCCTTTGTACCTGTACACTGGTTTGAAATACCTGTTTTCTGGAACATAGACAGTCTGTCAGGTATTTGGTGGCTGGCAGCCCCGATTATAGCTTTTTCAAACGTACTTTCATTATTAGCCATGGTGGCTTACTTTGTATTTTTCTGGTACTGGCGCGGTCAAACCCCCGGCATGATGATTGCCCAGATAAAGGTTATCAGGGTAGATGCTTCAGGGGTTTCTTTAGGAAACTCCATTATCCGTTTTCTAGGGCTTATTGTATCAACCTTGCCTTTAGGTCTGGGGTTTTTCTGGATTGCCTGTGACCGCCGCAAACAGGGCTGGCATGATAAAATGGCTGATACAGTAGTAGTCAAACTACCCAAACCGCCTGAGGTTACCGCTCCTCAGGCTACTTGA
- the gltX gene encoding glutamate--tRNA ligase yields MTNEVRVRYAPSPTGYPHLGNIRTAMFNWLFARHNGGKFIVRIEDTDRERYVEGAVESILESLNWLGLDWDEGPDKGGDYGPYYQSERLPLYRKAAEKLVAEGKAYYCHCSSEKLDKMREDQIARKEPPGYDRCCRDMGLGQKEGAVIRFKIPLDGQTAFTDLIRGEVTFDNAKQDDFVILKSDGFPTYHLASVVDDHAMQISHVLRAEEWLPSTPKHLMLYKALGYTPPLYAHLPMILGPDRSKLSKRHGATSTIEYKQAGYLPETMVNFLSLLGWAYDDKTELFSREQLIEYFCLEKVSKTAAIFNYEKLDWMNGMYIRTLSAQDLACRAMPFLEKDVRIAASGHLNLDYTVKVMPLIQERAKKLNELAELCWFIYSDDISYDPALLIDKKLTKETSLSALKAANARLEALPNFDAASMEEHIRPLAAELELKPGQLFGMLRTASTGQQVAPPLFQTMEVLGRQRCLWRIAMAIARLSEMPFQRS; encoded by the coding sequence ATGACAAACGAAGTGAGAGTACGCTACGCCCCCAGCCCCACCGGCTACCCCCATCTGGGCAATATCCGCACTGCTATGTTCAACTGGCTGTTTGCCAGACACAATGGCGGCAAATTTATTGTCCGGATAGAAGACACTGACCGTGAACGCTATGTGGAAGGGGCGGTGGAATCCATACTGGAAAGCCTGAATTGGCTGGGATTGGACTGGGACGAAGGCCCGGACAAAGGCGGGGATTACGGCCCCTACTACCAATCAGAAAGACTCCCTCTTTACCGGAAGGCCGCTGAAAAACTGGTTGCCGAAGGCAAGGCCTATTACTGCCACTGTTCTTCCGAAAAGCTGGATAAAATGCGGGAAGACCAGATAGCCCGCAAAGAACCCCCGGGTTATGACCGCTGTTGCCGTGATATGGGTCTGGGACAAAAAGAAGGTGCGGTTATCCGCTTTAAAATACCGCTGGACGGGCAAACTGCCTTTACCGACCTTATACGGGGAGAGGTTACCTTTGATAATGCCAAACAGGACGACTTTGTCATATTAAAATCAGATGGCTTCCCCACCTATCACCTGGCCAGTGTGGTAGATGACCATGCCATGCAGATAAGCCATGTCCTGCGGGCGGAAGAATGGCTGCCCTCCACCCCCAAACACCTTATGTTATATAAGGCTTTGGGCTATACCCCGCCCCTGTACGCCCACTTACCCATGATACTTGGACCAGACCGTTCCAAACTTTCTAAACGGCATGGTGCTACTTCAACTATAGAATACAAACAGGCCGGCTATCTGCCTGAAACCATGGTGAATTTCCTGTCCCTGCTGGGATGGGCTTATGATGACAAAACCGAGCTATTCAGCCGTGAACAGCTGATAGAGTATTTCTGTCTGGAAAAGGTCAGCAAAACTGCCGCCATTTTCAACTATGAAAAGCTGGACTGGATGAACGGCATGTATATCCGCACACTTTCTGCCCAAGACCTTGCCTGCCGGGCTATGCCGTTCTTGGAAAAAGATGTACGCATTGCCGCATCCGGTCACTTAAACCTTGACTATACCGTAAAAGTTATGCCTCTGATACAAGAACGGGCCAAGAAACTGAATGAGCTTGCAGAACTTTGCTGGTTTATATATTCAGATGATATCAGCTATGACCCAGCTTTGCTTATCGACAAGAAACTGACCAAAGAAACCAGTTTGTCCGCCTTGAAAGCGGCAAATGCCCGTCTGGAAGCTTTGCCTAACTTTGATGCCGCCAGTATGGAAGAACATATCCGCCCGCTGGCTGCCGAACTGGAACTAAAGCCGGGACAGCTGTTTGGCATGCTCCGCACCGCTTCCACCGGCCAGCAGGTTGCCCCTCCCCTTTTCCAGACAATGGAAGTGCTGGGCAGGCAAAGATGCCTCTGGCGGATAGCCATGGCTATTGCCAGACTGTCTGAAATGCCTTTCCAGAGGAGCTAA
- a CDS encoding DUF3795 domain-containing protein, translating into MANQGFNFQKEHPGIALCGLDCYACPRYHTIGSSRCPGCAGKYFSEKHPSCGFISCAFKHGRLESCGLCPEIDTCNRITRLKTVIKDQPGYPSYQNRIANLIKIKGTGFEAFADTCIHKEALLKTLIDKYNDGRKKAFYCRAVQLLPLPDLENLLDENAKKGYKSVDDAALAVSNSLKELANKLGIEVC; encoded by the coding sequence ATGGCAAACCAGGGTTTTAATTTTCAAAAGGAACATCCCGGTATTGCCCTGTGCGGGCTGGACTGTTACGCCTGCCCGCGTTACCACACCATCGGTTCATCACGCTGTCCGGGCTGTGCCGGCAAGTATTTCTCTGAAAAACACCCCTCCTGCGGGTTTATCAGCTGTGCATTTAAACATGGAAGATTGGAGAGCTGCGGACTTTGCCCCGAAATAGATACCTGTAACCGCATCACCCGACTAAAAACAGTTATCAAAGACCAGCCCGGTTATCCTTCATACCAAAACCGCATAGCCAATCTAATAAAAATAAAAGGAACAGGATTTGAAGCCTTTGCAGATACCTGCATACACAAAGAAGCCCTTCTGAAAACCCTGATTGATAAATATAATGACGGCCGCAAGAAGGCATTTTACTGCCGTGCCGTCCAGTTATTGCCCTTGCCAGACCTTGAAAATTTACTTGATGAAAATGCCAAAAAGGGGTATAAATCAGTAGATGACGCCGCTTTGGCTGTAAGTAACAGCCTGAAAGAGCTGGCAAATAAACTTGGCATAGAGGTCTGCTGA